A single Plasmodium sp. gorilla clade G2 genome assembly, chromosome: 7 DNA region contains:
- a CDS encoding signal recognition particle subunit SRP9, whose protein sequence is MVYAGSWNDFIHTTRNIISKSPDKTRYVIKLHRPSETIIVKVTDNNNSIMYRLDKNDNMKKIEELNSLFLMWGTSENTNEPFPLKMNKITDKGTTDQKMKKTK, encoded by the exons a tggTTTATGCAGGGTCGTGGAATGATTTCATTCATACCACAAGGAATATTATTTCAAAATCTCCAGAtaaa acAAGATATGTGATAAAATTACATAGACCTAGTGAAACAATTATAGTAAAAGTtacagataataataat aGTATTATGTACAGGTTAGATaagaatgataatatgaaaaaaatcgAAGAACTTAATTCTCTTTTCTTAATGTGGGGAACTAGTGAAAACACAAACGAACCATTTCCTCTTAAAATGAACA AAATCACTGATAAAGGAACTACAGaccaaaaaatgaaaaaaactaaataa
- a CDS encoding 1-cys peroxiredoxin, which produces MRMRRTILVFTVILIPLTFCFKNFLMKRSINIVSKRGKSKNRFSQKVYESKNIDLENDIKENDLIPNVKVMIDVRNMNNISDTDGSPNDFTSIDTHELFNNKKILLISLPGAFTPTCSTKMIPGYEEEYDYFIKENNFDDIYCITNNDIYVLKSWFKSMDIKKIKYISDGNSSFTESMNMLVDKSNFFMGMRPWRFVAIVENNILIKMFQEKDKQHNIQTDPYDISTVNNVKEFLKNNQL; this is translated from the exons ATGAGAATGAGAAGAACAATACTAGTATTTACTGTTATATTAATACCTCTTactttttgttttaaaaattttttaatgaagCGTTCTATTAATATAGTATCCAAAAGAGGAAAGTCAAAGAATAGATTTTCCCAAAAGGTTTATGAATCCAAAAATATAGATTtggaaaatgatataaaagaaaatgaccTTATTCCTAACGTGAAAGTTATG aTTGACGTAAGAAATATGAACAACATATCCGATACTGATGGGAGCCCAAACGATTTTACCTCAATAGATACAcatgaattatttaataacaaaaaGATTTTATTAATCAGTTTACCAGGGGCATTTACGCCTACTTGTAGTACAAAAATGATACCAGGATATGAAGAAgaatatgattattttataaaagagAATAATTTTGATGACATTTATTGTATtactaataatgatatatatgtattaaagaGTTGGTTTAAAAGTatggatataaaaaaaataaaatatataagtgaTGGTAATAGTTCATTTACAGAAAGTATGAATATGTTAGTAGACAaatctaatttttttatggGAATGAGACCTTGGAGATTTGTTGCTAttgttgaaaataatattttgattaAAATGTTTCAAGAAAAAGATAAACAACATAATATTCAAACAGACCCATATGATATATCAACTGTCAATAATGTGAAagagtttttaaaaaataatcagttataa
- a CDS encoding RNA-binding protein, putative has translation MNNNENKNNEINRLTKDNTAISSTTTTSTYNNNDIIMDKQKQCCYYIYVNNISYGPYSIDQVIQMLNEKRINSMTLIFKNGDSNWKYLYNDDILKKYIYNNNMMDTSYLENIKSDKTENKNNEENQNDNKTNNNKDVTHTNNMEHIKINQHDNYSQNHNNHSNLMMMKKEDELERIRKREKKKRYLERKKEKIEKGLCEKKIKNSSIYITGLPNDVTKEEIYEVFKKAGIIKIDTERNEPQIKIYYDDNNNIKGDALVNYVYTQSVDMAIKYFDNFFFRQNCIIHVEKAQFNNKKKEVIKISKEDILKKKKKIKAAKLEQLRLQRGGEIYTGTKKKIVVFRNVFSYEDAMKYDEGDSFYDFIKNMVEMEIKKYVPVHKVYPIPKHPHGIVCVKFKGVEEAETIVACFNDIELNGKKLEVYFYDGKQDFKSQCLPPKNKEGYDLQNMNSNEDLNEDTKDDKHPQTLFNPNLKSFHEWIDNQSEDEEHEIMVE, from the exons ATGAATAATAacgaaaataaaaataatgaaattaaCAGATTAACAAAAGATAACACTGCTATTAGTagtactactactactagtacttataataataatgatattattatggataaacaaaaacaatgttgttattatatttatgtaaacaATATTTCATATGGTCCATATTCAATAGATCAAGTTATTCAAATGCtgaatgaaaaaagaataaattcaATGACactcatatttaaaaatggaGATAGTAATTGGAAATATctatataatgatgatatattaaaaaaatatatttataataataatatgatggaCACTTCatatttagaaaatattaaaagtgaTAAAactgaaaataaaaataacgaagaaaatcaaaatgataataaaacaaacaaCAATAAAGATGTTACACACACAAATAATAtggaacatataaaaataaatcaacaTGATAATTACTCCCAAAATCATAATAACCACAGTAAtttaatgatgatgaaaaaagaagatgaattagaaagaataagaaaacgagaaaagaaaaaaagataccttgaaagaaagaaagaaaaaattgaaaaaggTTTATgtgagaaaaaaataaaaaatagttctatatatattacaggATTACCTAATGATGTaacaaaagaagaaatttATGAAGTCTTTAAAAAAGCTGGAATAATTAAAATCGATACAGAACGTAATGAACcacaaattaaaatatattatgatgataataataatataaaaggagATGCACTAgttaattatgtatatacacAAAGTGTAGATATGGCCATcaaatattttgataattttttcttcagaCAAAATTGCATAATTCATGTAGAAAAAGCGCAattcaataataaaaaaaaagaagttattaaaatatccaaagaagatatattaaaaaaaaaaaaaaaaattaaagcaGCAAAATTGGAACAACTCAGGTTGCAAAGAGGAGGAGAAATATATAcaggaacaaaaaaaaaaattgtagtTTTTAGAAATGTTTTCTCGTATGAAGATGCAAtg aaatATGATGAGGGAGATTCtttttatgattttataaaaaatatggttGAAATG GAAATCAAAAAATACGTACCAGTTCATAAAGTATATCCAATACCG aaaCATCCTCATGGAATAGTATGTGTTAAATTCAAAGGTGTAGAAGAAGCAGAAACGATCGTTGCG tGCTTTAATGATATTGAACTTAACGGGAAAAAATTGGaggtttatttttatgatggAAAGCAAGACTTCAAATCACAGTGTTTACCTCCTAAG aATAAAGAAGGATACGATTTACAAAACATGAACAGTAATGAAGATTTAAATGAGGACACAAAAG ATGACAAGCATCCACAAACTTTATTTAATCCTAATTTGAAATCTTTTCAt GAATGGATTGATAACCAAAGTGAAGACGAAGAACACGAAATTATGGTTGAATAA